The window GAAATTAAATAACCGTGATAGCGATCTTCATCGTTAAGGACTTTTAGCGCGGAGCGAGGACCAAAACCCGGTGCGATGTGCAATAGGGCATTTGGTCGTCTGCGTGCGATGTCCTTAGCACTGAAAACTTGGCTGATATCCACACCGCGGAAAAAGGTCTTAACGTAGTCATTCGCAGGGTTATTGAGTATCTCATCAGGTGTGCCGACTTGAACGACAACGCCTCCTTGCATAATGGCAATGCGGTCACCAATTCTCATGGCTTCATCAAGATCATGGGAAATAAAGACAATCGTGCGTTGTTTGTCCCCTTGCAAGGAGAGCAGTTCATCTTGCATTTCTGTACGAATTAGTGGGTCGAGGGCTGAGAATGCTTCATCCATTAACAGAATATCTGGGTCATTGGCGAGTGCTCTGGCTAACCCGATACGTTGGCGCATCCCGCCAGATAGCTCATCTGGATATGAATTTGCCCATTTTTCAAGGTTAACTTGCTCAAGCGCATTCATGGCTTTCTTATGGCGCTCTTCTTTTGGGATACCAGAAAGTTCCATGCCAAAAGCGGTGTTATCGATGACGTTCATATGTGGCATCAACGCAAAGGATTGAAACACCATACTAATTTTTGTTCGCCTAACTTCGCGCAGTGCTTTGTCAGAGATATTGGAAATATCTTCTCCGTCTATCATGACTTGCCCGCTAGTTGGTTCTATCAGGCGATTGAGGAGGCGCACCAAGGTCGATTTCCCTGAGCCAGAAAGTCCCATGACAACAAAGATTTCGCCTTCTTCAATCGTCAGATTAACATCTTGAACACCTACGGTAAGGCCTGTTTTTTCAAAGATATCATCTTTATTCATACCTGATTCTAATAGCTTAAATGCTTGATCAGGATTATCCCCAAATATTTTATATAAATTTTTAACTTGTAATTTTATTGCCATATATTATTTACCCAATTTTCAATCAACAAGGAAGATAAATTACCTATATTGAATGTGATGAATTCTATAGTGGTAGTTAACACTATGTTTCCTAACTATGCTTCCTAACTATGATTATCCTTTGAAAATTATTAGGGCAGAGATTCCTATATTTAGTTTAATGGGCTAGTTAATTATGGATTAAATTCAAATTCCTCCGTTTGAGTTATTAGTAAAATTTGCAAGCAATAAACCCTAGCATAATAAAATTAGCTGACAACCCTAGGTTAAGTATAATTAATCAAAAAATTAGAGAGGAATAATGATTTTATTAGTGTAAATAAAATCGATATCTAAGCTATATACTAATAACCTCTATAATATTCATGTTAGTGTTAACTCGCTGGTGAGATTGAATTTATTTAAAAATAATTTACTTTTAATTTATCAATGTGGGGATTACATGCTCTGTTCTATTTTTAGGTGAAACAGATGCTGGATTGATGGGTGAAAAAAAAGAAATTAACAGTAAATGTATTAATTAAATTTATCTAAAATAAAGTGAAACTTGATTGAATTGAGAAATAAGACCAGATTAACTCATTAAAAATGAATAATTGAACAGATATACATATAAAAAACGAACCTAATTGTTCGTTTATTGAGCCAAAAAATACCATGACAAATAATTTCGTTATAATTCATCATGGTATGATTTTTATTGTGAGCTGTTTTTATTGATAAGCTAAATTAACGATTTAGTTAAAAGTCCCAGTCATCATCTTCGGTACTGACTGCTTTACCAATAATATAAGATGAACCTGAGCCTGAAAAGAAATCATGATTTTCATTTGCATCAGGAGATAATGCCGATAATATCGCGGCACTTACATCGGTGACAGTATCTGGAAATAAGGCTTCATAACCTAAGTTCATTAATGCTTTATTTGCATTGTAATGAAGGAACTTTTTGACATCTTCTGACCAACCAACTGTGTCATAAAGTTCTTGGGTATATTTCACTTCATTTTCGTATAAATCGAATAATAATGAAAATGTGAAATCCTTAATTTCTTTTTGAGCATTTTCATCGTATTGTGTTAATGATTTTTGGAATTTATAACCAATATAATAGCCATGTATAGCTTCATCACGAATAATTAAACGTATAAGATCGGCGGTATTAGTTAGCTTTCCTCTACTTGACCAATACATTGGTAAATAGAAACCTGAATAAAATAGAAATGATTCTAAAAAGACGCTAGCGACCTTTTTCTTTAAAGGGTGTGAATCACAATAGTAAGATAGGATGATCTTCGCTTTATTTTGTAATGCAATGTTTTCTTCACTCCAGCGGTATGCATCATCGACATCAGTCGTGGAGCAAAGTGTTGAAAATATTGAGCTATAAGAGCGTGCATGTACGGCTTCCATAAAGCTAATATTTGATAAAACCGCTTCTTCATGAGGTGTTTGAGCATCTGGCATTAAACAAGGCGCACCAACCGTATTTTGAATGGTATCTAGTAGCGTGAGGCCAGTAAATACGCGTATCGTTAGCTGTTTTTCTGCAGCAGTTAGGGTATTCCAAGACGGAATATCATTAGATAATGGCACTTTTTCTGGAAGCCAAAAATTACTGGTTAATCGGTTCCATACTTCTAAGTCTTTATCATCCTGAATGCGGTTCCAGTTAATGGCTTTTATTGGTGTGTTAGATGTGCTGGTGGTCATAAATATTTTCCTATTACAAAGTGCAAGATACGCAGCCTTCGACCTCTGTTCCTTCGAGGGCAGTTTGGCGTAATCGGATGTAATACAATGTCTTGATTCCTTTTCGCCAGGCATATATTTGCGCTCGGTTAATATCTCGTGTGGTGGCATCATCTTTAAAAAAGAGAGTCAAAGATAAACCTTGGTCAACGTGCTGAGTTGCCATGGCATAAGTATCAATAATTTTTTCAGGACCGATTTGGTAAGCATCTTGGTAATATTCTAAGTTTTCATTCGTCATAAAAGGAGCTGGATAGTAAACACGGCCAATTTTACCTTCTTTACGAATTTCAATTCGTGAAACAATGGGGTGGATGCTTGATGTTGAATTATTGATGTAAGAGATAGACCCTGTAGGCGGGATCGCTTGCAAGTTCTGGTTATAAATCCCATAGGTAATGACAGACTGCTTTAAGGCTTGCCAATCTTCACGAGTTGGAATTTCGATACCCGAACGTCGGAATAATTCCTGAACGGTTTGTGTTTTTGGTAGCCAAATATTGTTGATATATTTATCAAAATAATCACCAGAGGCATAAGTTGAATGTTCAAAACCAACAAATGCAGTTTTTCTTTCAATGGCTAATTGGTTTGACGTTTTTAATGCGTAATAGGTGACCGTATAAAAATAGATATTGGTGAAATCGAGCGCTTCTTCTGAGCCGTAATAGATATGCTCTCTTGCTAGGTAGCCATGTAAATTCATTTGCCCTAATCCAATCGCATGTGATTGCCGGTTACCTTCAGCAATGGAAGGGACAGAACGAATATCACTCATATCTGAAACCGCGCTCAGTGCTCTAACGGCAGCAGCTATTGATTGAGCGAAATTCGGTGAGTCCATCGTTTTAGCGATATTCATGGAGCCTAAATTACAGCTAATATCTTTACCAATTTGTTGATAGCTTAAATCGTCTTCATAAAGACTAGGGCGATTAACTTGCAGTATTTCTGAGCACAGATTGCTCATATTAATACGCCCTGCGATAGGATTAGCTCGGTTGGCCGTATCTTCAAATAAAATATACGGATATCCAGATTCAAACTGGATCTCAGCTAAAGTTTGGAAAAATTCCCGAGCATTAATTTTGTATTTTTTTATCGCTTTGTTATTGACCATTTCATGGTATTTGTCTGTAACACTAATCTCAGACATAGGGACACCATAGATGCGCTCAATATCATAAGGAGAGAATAAATACATGTCCTGGTTATCTTTCGCTAGTTGGAAAGTGATATCAGGGATCACGACCCCTAAAGAAAGTGTTTTAATCCGTATTTTTTCATCTGCATTTTCACGCTTAGTGTCAAGAAAACGCATAATATCAGGGTGATGAGCGTTCAAATAGACTGCGCCAGCGCCTTGCCTAGCACCGAGTTGGTTGGCATAAGAAAATGCATCTTCCAACATTTTCATGACAGGAACAACCCCAGAGGATTGGTTTTCAATCAATTTTATTGGGGCGCCTTGCTCCCGTAAGTTAGTCATCAGAAAGGCGACACCGCCCCCTCGTTTGGATAACTGCAAAGCTGAATTTACTGAGCGGCCAATGGATTCCATGTTGTCTTCGATTCTTAAAAGAAAACAAGAAATTAGCTCACCGCGTTGTTTTTTACCGCAGTTAAGAAAAGTGGGAGTGGCGGGTTGAAAACGCCCTGTAATGATTTCATCAACATATAATCTAGCGAGGGACTCATTCCCTTGTGCAAGTGTTAAGGCAACCATACAGACGCGATCTTCATAGCGTTCGAGATAGCGTTTGCCATCAAAAGTTTTCAGTGTATAGCTAGTGTAATATTTAAAGGCACCTAGGAAAGTTTGAAAACGGAATTTGTGAGCGTATGCCTGTTTAAATAATGTTTTTATAAATTCAAAGTTATATTGTTCTAATACACTATTTTCGTAATAATTCTCTTGTACTAAAAAGTCTAACTTTTCTTTTAAATCATGGAAAAATACGGTGTTCTGGTTCACATGCTGTCGAAAATAGTGGTGAGCCGCTTCTTTGTCTTTATCAAATTGAATACGGCCTTCGTTATCATATAAATTCAACATCGCATTGAGCGCATGATAATCGACATCTGATGTATTTTGCATTTTATCCATTTGAAATAACTCTAGTTGTTTGTACGTTGCCAAAACGTTTTTAGGCCTCGTTGAACGGACTGAACATCTTTATCAGTACCAAGAAGTTCAAAACGATATAGGTAGGGGACATGGCATTTTTGCGCGATGATATTCCCAGCTATCGCATAGGCATCGCCAAAATTGGTATTACCCGCAGCAATAACACCACGGATAAGTGCGCGATTGACTTGAATATTAAGAAATTGGATCACTTCTTTTGGAACCGCACCTTTTGTTCCACCGCCACCGTAAGTCGGCAGTAGTAAAACATAAGGTTTTGTCGCTATTAGGCTACTTTCGTGATTGCCAATAGGTAACCGTGTTGCGGGGACATCTAGCTTTTCAATAAAGCGATGGCAATTTTCTGAGCGACTTGAAAAATAGATGAGTGATTCCGTTTCCATGACATCACCTAAGCGGCTAATAGACTGATCATGTCTGGCCGAAAACCCGCCCAATGTTTGTCGCCCGCAATAACGACAGGAACTTGTTGGTAGCCTAATTTTTTTACAAGTTCAAGAGCTTGGCTATCTTCAGTGAGGTCAATAATTTGGTAAGAAATCGCTTTGCGATCTAAGGCTTGATAAGTAGCATTACACTGAACGCAGTTAGGTTTACTATAAATGGTAATCTCAGTCATGTTATTTACCTTTTGAATGTTTAATAGCATTAGAAATAAGGTACGTGATACCTAAATACTATATATAGATTTTTGTTTTATCAACCACACAATATGTAGTGAATATGAAATGTTGAATGATAATTATTCTAATTGTTGGCTAGGTGGTTATTAACATTGAAAATAAAAAAATATCGTATTAGATGATTCAAAGAGACACTCTAAGAAAAAAGATCATTGCAAAGTGGAAATAATTTACTCTATAACTGTATATACAATCAGGTAATTGAGTCCTTTTGAGGAGATACTATGTACCATCAATATTTAGCAACCCCGGATAAATTTCCTAAACCGTGGATCCATATTACGGCTGATGATGACGGAGTAACTAGCCTCTATTTTGTTGATGAAAAAACAGAAAAAGAAACGAAGAATGAACATTCCAAGCTTTGCGTAAAAGAATTAAAGGAATATTTTAATCACAAAAGAACCGCGTTTACGGTTGAATTAAACCCACAAGGAACAGAATTTCAGAAAAAAGTATGGAAACACCTTTGTGGGATCCCTTATGGGGAGCGATGGAGTTATAAAGATTTGGCATTAAAGCTAGGATCCGTCAATTATTGCCGCGCAGTCGGTATGGCAAACTCACGTAATCCAATCTCATTAATTGTTCCTTGTCATCGCGTTCTTGGACACGATGGAAAACTAGTGGGATATACAGGGGGCTTAGATATTAAAGATTGGTTACTTTTGCATGAGAAGTAAAAGCTAAATAATTAGCTATAAGTAATACTATTAGTTGTAATAATTACTATTGTTAAGAATTATTGTCGAAATCAGAGCCCATTCTATCGATAAATAATATTTTTTTATCTTTTTAGTCCATTTTCGTGATCTAGGTTGTAGACAAGTAACTGAGAAATCTGATGTACTGAGCTTGATACAGATGGTGTGTCTATTTTATTTTAAAGGTAATATTTGATGTCTAAAGTTAAAGGTAACGTTAAGTGGTTCAACGAATCTAAAGGTTTTGGTTTTATCACTCCAGAAGATGGTAGCAAAGATGTATTTGTTCACTTTTCTGCGATTATGGGCGATGGTTTCAAAACCTTAGCTGAAGGCCAAAAAGTGGAATTTGAAATTACTGAAGGTGCTAAAGGCCCATCTGCTGCTAACGTTATTCCTCTGTAATTTTTATAATTAAGATTAAAACGAACAGCTGAAAACTCGCCCTAGCTATCTAGGGCGAGTTTTTTTATCTATAAAAAATAAAAAAGGCCTGATATAAACCAGACCTTTTCATCTATAAATTAAACAGTTGAGACTATTTAACTTCTTCGCCTTTAGCTTGTAAATCGGCATGGTAAGAAGAGCGAACGAATGGGCCACAGGCTGCGTGAGTGAAGCCCATTGCCATGGCTTCATCTTTCATTTCATCAAACTCAGCAGGGCTAACATAGCGTTTGACGGGTAAGTGATGACGGCTTGGCTGCAAGTATTGGCCAAGTGTGAGCATCGTGACACCATGGCGACGTAAATCGCGCATAACTTCGATAATCTCTTCATTGGTTTCACCAAGACCGACCATTAACCCAGATTTAGTTGGGATATCGGGGTGCGCTTCTTTAAATTTTTCGAGTAATTTTAAAGACCATTCATAATTAGCGCCTGGACGAACTTGGCGGTAAACACGCGGCACGTTTTCAAGGTTATGGTTGAACACATCTGGTGGTGTTGCGGTTAAAATCTCTAATGCGCGATCCATACGGCCGCGGAAATCAGGAACCAGTGTTTCAATTTTAATTGATGGGCTTTTTTCACGAATAGCACGAATACAATCAGCAAAATGTTGTGCTCCGCCATCACGTAGGTCATCACGGTCAACTGACGTGATGACGACATAGCGTAGCGCCATATCTTTAATAGTTTGTGCTAATTTTTCAGGTTCGTTTGCATCCGGTGCATTAGGTCGACCATGAGCAACATCGCAGAAAGGACAGCGGCGGGTACAAATAGCGCCCAAAATCATAAAGGTCGCAGTACCGTGGTTAAAACACTCAGAAAGGTTAGGGCACGAAGCCTCTTCACATACAGAGTGTAAGCCATTTTTACGCATGGCGGCTTTAATGCCTTGAATACGAGTGGAGTCAGCAGGAAGCCTAATTTTCATCCAGTCAGGTTTACGTAGAATTTCTTCTCGTTCAGTCACAACGTTTTTGACAGGGATCAGCGCCATTTTGTCGGCGTCACGATATTTAATTCCGCGTTCTATCTGAATTGGTTTACTCATAATATGACGGTTCCAGTTATCTTTTATGCTGATGGATAAGTGATAATTCTAAATAAAACTAAATGGAGGCTGTTATCCATTCATTAAAATATTTTTTAAAATTGTTAAAAATTATAGCATTATTATTGAGCGATATGAAATCCCAGTGTGTCACAGAATTGGCGAATTAGCACAGGCTGAACATCAGAAACTGACACTTTGGGAGCAAGGTCACTCACTTGGGTCATTTTTAATTCGCTGTAACCACAAGGGTTAATGCGGTTAAAGGGTTCAAGATCCATATCAATATTTAATGCGAGACCATGAAAAGAACAGCCTTGCCGTATGCGTAATCCGAGGGAGCAAATTTTATCGCCATTAACATAGACACCAGGAGCATCAGGGCGAGGATACGCTGCAATATTAAAATGGGCAAGGGTATTAACGACGGTATTTTCTAGTGCGCTGACGAGTTCTCTGACACCAATTTTATTACGTTTTAAGTCGAGCATCACGTACATCACTTGCTGCCCAGGGCCATGGTAGGTGACTTGGCCACCTCTATCACTTTGAACGACAGGAATATCACCAGGGGCAAGAACGTGTTCTGCTTTTCCGGCTTGGCCTTGGGTAAATACGCGAGGATGTTCAACCAGCCATATTTCATCACACGTATTTTGGGTACGCTCTTCAGTGAATTGATGCATCGCATCAGAAACAGTTTGATAAGGAGCAAGGCCGAGTTGGCGTATGGTTATACATCTATCTGACAAAATTTAGGTGTCCACGTTGTCTTTATCGTTGCGGGCAGTATAACGCCTATGTTTGCCATACTTCAAGCTAACATCGTATCTGGTACTTGCATAAAATGTGATTCAAATTGGAATCAAATGTTATTTAGGTGTAAATGTAATCCACGCTAAAGTAGAGGAACAAAACGAAAAAGGCCGAATAGCAACAGACTATTCGGCCTTTGATGTGGATCTTTAATACAGTTTTGATTAAAGCACTACTTTCACTAACTCTAATGCACCTAACTCAGTGTACAAGGTTTCAACTTGTTCAATATGAGTTGCATTAATAGTAATAGAAACTGAGTGATAATTGCCTTTGCTACTTGGTTTTACGTCTGGGCTATAGTCACCTGGCGCATGGCGCTGTACCACTTCAATCACTTGATCAACCAGTTCAGGCTGTGCCAAGCCCATTACTTTGTAGGTTAATGGACATGGGAACTCAAGCAGTTCACCTAATTTCGTTTTCATGGGCACTCCTAATTTTTAAATTGGGCTGCTGGCTGAAAAAGATTGGCTGGTATTAAACCAGCCAATGAGAAGTATTCATCCAACAAACATTTCGATACTTATCTATTTCAATACTTACTATATGGGGACGACTTGTTTTAGTTTCAAGTCTTAACCAAACCAGCGATGAAAGAGTAATTTGATGTAGTCAATTAACCGGCTGAAGAAACCACCTTCTTCAACATCTTTTAACACCGCTAGAGGGTGTTGTTCGATGATTTTGCCATCAAGCTGAAAACTAATTGTCCCGACTTGTTGGCCTTTGGTTAACGGGGCTTCGAGCTCAGTGGTTGATAACTCATAGCTCGCTTTTAAATCTTTTAAGCGACCACGTGGGATTGTGAGGTACAAATCTTCTGTGACACCTAATTTTACTTCATTTTCATCACCAAACCAGACTGGCACACTGGCAAAGTCAACATTGGCTTGTAATGGCTTAACGGTTTCATAAAAGCGGAAGCCATAAGTGAGTAATTTTTTGCTCTCTGCATCACGGCCTTTGCTGCTTTTACCGCCCATAACAACCGAGATCAGGCGCATGTCGCCTTCGGTTGCTGATGCGACAAGGTTGTAGCCCGCGGCATTAGTATGGCCTGTTTTGATACCGTCAACCGCAAGGCTTTTATCCCACAATAGGCCATTACGGTTTGTTTGGCGGATATTGTTAAAGGTAAATTCTTTTTCTTTATAGATAGCGTATTCTTCAGGGACATCACGCACTAGCGCTTGGCCAATAAGGGCCATATCACGGGCTGAGCTATACTGACCATCCGCATCTAAACCATGAACGGTTTCAAAATGTGTGTTTTTTAGCCCTAATTTGTTCACGTAGCCATTCATTAATTGAACAAAGTTGGTTTGGTCACCTGCGATATAGTCGGCCATTGCAACACAAGCATCGTTACCTGATTGCAAATTAATACCCCGAGTTAACTGGGATACGCTAACGCGATCGCCAGGTTTTAAGAACATCAATGATGAGCCTTTAAATATTGGATTACCCGTCGCCCATGCATCATTTCCGACCGTGACAATATCATTTTCACCAATTTTACCTGACTTAATTGCTTGACCAATAACATAGCTAGTCATCATTTTGGTCAAACTCGCGGGGTCGCGGCGCTGGTCAGCATTACTTTCAGCAAGAACTTTGCCTGAATTATAATCAATTAATATATAAGCTTCTGCATCAATCGCGGGTGCAGCAGGAATTGATGTATTCGGGAAGGTTTCATTAGCATTTGCAATATTAGCAGTCATAAGAAGGAGTGCGGAGCCCAGCACTGTATGACGCACGATGCGTGATGGAGCGACATTATTCATGGTTTTACCATTACATCCGAAATTCGGTTAACACAAGGAGGCGCAGTTTAGCAAAAGAAAGGGGTAAGAAAAAAGTGACTTTTGCGCTGTACCAATGATTTTTTTGTCAGTTCAATATTGCCTGAATTTAGGTTGCTCCAAATAGACGTGAGCAACCTAAGTTGGCATCGCTTTATGGCGCAACGACCATTGACGATTGATTTTTTTCAGACTGTAAACGGCCTTGAACCTCAACAGCTTGCTGTCTTGTACTAAATGGCCCTAACTGTACTCGGTAAATACCATTGTAGGGTTGTAGGCGCCCAGGGACATTAAACTGCGTTTTCAATTCATTCAGCATGTTTTGAGCATTGGTTTGGCTACTAATTGCACCAGCTTGAACGAGAAAACCGCGTTCTGGCACCGATTCTTCAGCTGTAGTTGCTGCTGGTGGCGGTGTTGGTGTTTGCAGGTTCATATCTGGCATAGTAGGCTGCATCGGTTCTTTTGGCTGCTGAACGGGCAATGTATTTTCTGGCGTAGGCAAGTTCTCCATTACAGGGGTACCCATTGGGCCAGAACCTAATTGTGGGCGTCCCGGTAATGCATAACTTTGTTTCACAAAATTAGAACCCACGGTCCCTGTTCCTGACAAGCTACCATCTTGAGCAACTTGAATGGCATCAATTTTAATTTTTGTCGTAGGCATTAAATTCAGGCGGTCAGCGGTTGCTCTTGATACCGCAATACTTTTGCCCGGGACATAAGGCCCACGGTCATTAACACGGACGACCATCATGCGGCCATTCATCATGTTAGTGATACGAACATAACTTGGAATTGGCAAAGTAGGGTGAGCGGCAGTTAATTCCACTGGGTTAATACGTTCACCAATCGCTGTCATATTGCCTGCAGACTCCGCACCATAAATGGATGCATAGCCTACTTGGCTAAATTGTGATGGGTCACGTACGATTTGGTATTGTTGGCCATTACGTGAGTAATCATTATTTGCAGTTGGATGATACGGCTCATAATGAGGCTCTGCACCTAATACATCTTGAGTGGGTACATTGGCTGGCACTTGGGCAGGTTGTTTAACTTCATCTGTCACACAGCCACTGAGTAGCGCGGCTGTGACGCCAAGCATTATCCATTGTAAACGCATACTAAGCCTCATTTTATAAACTTTTAGAAAGGAATTTTCGGTGTGTATGTATCGACATGATAATACCGAATCCAGCCATTAAAACAATCAAAGCGGAGCCCCCGTAGCTCACTAAAGGGAGAGGGACACCAACGACAGGTAATATACCACTGACCATACCGATGTTCACAAATACATAGACAAAAAGGATTAAGATCAAACCACCAACCATAACCCGACCAAATGTATTCTGTGCGCTAGCAGCAATATAAAGCCCGCGAATAATTAATAAAAGGTATAAGCCAAGTAAAATAAGCACCCCGACTAAGCCAAGTTCCTCTGCTAACACGGCAAAAATAAAGTCGGTATGTCTTTCTGGCAAAAACTCAAGCTGTGATTGTGTGCCATGGAGCCAGCCTTTCCCCATTAACCCACCAGAACCAATCGCAATTTTTGATTGGATAATATGGTAGCCAGCCCCTAATGGGTCTGTTTCTGGGTCTAATAACATCATAACGCGGGCTCTTTGGTAGCCATGCATTAAAAAGAACCACAGCAATGGAATAAAGGCTGCGAGAGCAATGGCTGCGACAGCAATGAGCCGCCAGCTCATCCCGGCAAGGAACAAAACAAACAAGCCGGAAGCGGCAACTAAAATTGAGGTACCAAGGTCTGGCTGCGCTGCCACTAGTAATGTCGGTACAAAAATCAAGACGAGCGCGATTAAGGTGTTTTTGAATGAAGGAGGGCACAGGTCTCTATTCATGAAGCGAGCGACCATTAAAGGAACGGCAATTTTTGCAATTTCAGAAGGCTGAAACCGAATGAAACCCAAGTCTAACCAGCGCTGAGCCCCTTTACTTATTTGCCCAAACACATCAACAAAAACCAGTAAGATAACGCAAAAAATAAACAGGTGAGGAGCCCAGTTTTCATACATTCTAGGGGGGATCTGCGCCATCACTATCATGACAACGAAACCTGACGCAATCTGCCCCAATTTGCGTTCCATCATTTCAGGATCTTGGCCGCTAGCGCTCCACATTATAAATGCGCTGTATGCAAGCAACGCGATGATAATCAGTAGCATAGGCACATCTATATGCAGACGCATGGATAACGAATTTTTTTTCTTATCGTCTGTCATATTCTTTATAGCCCATTGTTATTCGTTGGATTGTGCATCAGCGATCTTCTCCTGCATTGGTTGCTGACACCGCGACTTCGGTA is drawn from Providencia huaxiensis and contains these coding sequences:
- the nrdF gene encoding class 1b ribonucleoside-diphosphate reductase subunit beta, with product MTTSTSNTPIKAINWNRIQDDKDLEVWNRLTSNFWLPEKVPLSNDIPSWNTLTAAEKQLTIRVFTGLTLLDTIQNTVGAPCLMPDAQTPHEEAVLSNISFMEAVHARSYSSIFSTLCSTTDVDDAYRWSEENIALQNKAKIILSYYCDSHPLKKKVASVFLESFLFYSGFYLPMYWSSRGKLTNTADLIRLIIRDEAIHGYYIGYKFQKSLTQYDENAQKEIKDFTFSLLFDLYENEVKYTQELYDTVGWSEDVKKFLHYNANKALMNLGYEALFPDTVTDVSAAILSALSPDANENHDFFSGSGSSYIIGKAVSTEDDDWDF
- a CDS encoding methylated-DNA--[protein]-cysteine S-methyltransferase, with product MYHQYLATPDKFPKPWIHITADDDGVTSLYFVDEKTEKETKNEHSKLCVKELKEYFNHKRTAFTVELNPQGTEFQKKVWKHLCGIPYGERWSYKDLALKLGSVNYCRAVGMANSRNPISLIVPCHRVLGHDGKLVGYTGGLDIKDWLLLHEK
- the nrdE gene encoding class 1b ribonucleoside-diphosphate reductase subunit alpha — translated: MDKMQNTSDVDYHALNAMLNLYDNEGRIQFDKDKEAAHHYFRQHVNQNTVFFHDLKEKLDFLVQENYYENSVLEQYNFEFIKTLFKQAYAHKFRFQTFLGAFKYYTSYTLKTFDGKRYLERYEDRVCMVALTLAQGNESLARLYVDEIITGRFQPATPTFLNCGKKQRGELISCFLLRIEDNMESIGRSVNSALQLSKRGGGVAFLMTNLREQGAPIKLIENQSSGVVPVMKMLEDAFSYANQLGARQGAGAVYLNAHHPDIMRFLDTKRENADEKIRIKTLSLGVVIPDITFQLAKDNQDMYLFSPYDIERIYGVPMSEISVTDKYHEMVNNKAIKKYKINAREFFQTLAEIQFESGYPYILFEDTANRANPIAGRINMSNLCSEILQVNRPSLYEDDLSYQQIGKDISCNLGSMNIAKTMDSPNFAQSIAAAVRALSAVSDMSDIRSVPSIAEGNRQSHAIGLGQMNLHGYLAREHIYYGSEEALDFTNIYFYTVTYYALKTSNQLAIERKTAFVGFEHSTYASGDYFDKYINNIWLPKTQTVQELFRRSGIEIPTREDWQALKQSVITYGIYNQNLQAIPPTGSISYINNSTSSIHPIVSRIEIRKEGKIGRVYYPAPFMTNENLEYYQDAYQIGPEKIIDTYAMATQHVDQGLSLTLFFKDDATTRDINRAQIYAWRKGIKTLYYIRLRQTALEGTEVEGCVSCTL
- the lipB gene encoding lipoyl(octanoyl) transferase LipB, encoding MTIRQLGLAPYQTVSDAMHQFTEERTQNTCDEIWLVEHPRVFTQGQAGKAEHVLAPGDIPVVQSDRGGQVTYHGPGQQVMYVMLDLKRNKIGVRELVSALENTVVNTLAHFNIAAYPRPDAPGVYVNGDKICSLGLRIRQGCSFHGLALNIDMDLEPFNRINPCGYSELKMTQVSDLAPKVSVSDVQPVLIRQFCDTLGFHIAQ
- the proV gene encoding glycine betaine/L-proline ABC transporter ATP-binding protein ProV, translating into MAIKLQVKNLYKIFGDNPDQAFKLLESGMNKDDIFEKTGLTVGVQDVNLTIEEGEIFVVMGLSGSGKSTLVRLLNRLIEPTSGQVMIDGEDISNISDKALREVRRTKISMVFQSFALMPHMNVIDNTAFGMELSGIPKEERHKKAMNALEQVNLEKWANSYPDELSGGMRQRIGLARALANDPDILLMDEAFSALDPLIRTEMQDELLSLQGDKQRTIVFISHDLDEAMRIGDRIAIMQGGVVVQVGTPDEILNNPANDYVKTFFRGVDISQVFSAKDIARRRPNALLHIAPGFGPRSALKVLNDEDRYHGYLISRGHTFAGVVSVESLEKALHEKAGIEAAILTDIEPIQGDTSLNEVISTVAQAPCAVPVINEKNRYLGVISKGMLLQALDKETPNE
- the nrdH gene encoding glutaredoxin-like protein NrdH produces the protein MTEITIYSKPNCVQCNATYQALDRKAISYQIIDLTEDSQALELVKKLGYQQVPVVIAGDKHWAGFRPDMISLLAA
- the cspE gene encoding transcription antiterminator/RNA stability regulator CspE; this translates as MSKVKGNVKWFNESKGFGFITPEDGSKDVFVHFSAIMGDGFKTLAEGQKVEFEITEGAKGPSAANVIPL
- the ybeD gene encoding DUF493 family protein YbeD; translated protein: MKTKLGELLEFPCPLTYKVMGLAQPELVDQVIEVVQRHAPGDYSPDVKPSSKGNYHSVSITINATHIEQVETLYTELGALELVKVVL
- the lipA gene encoding lipoyl synthase, yielding MSKPIQIERGIKYRDADKMALIPVKNVVTEREEILRKPDWMKIRLPADSTRIQGIKAAMRKNGLHSVCEEASCPNLSECFNHGTATFMILGAICTRRCPFCDVAHGRPNAPDANEPEKLAQTIKDMALRYVVITSVDRDDLRDGGAQHFADCIRAIREKSPSIKIETLVPDFRGRMDRALEILTATPPDVFNHNLENVPRVYRQVRPGANYEWSLKLLEKFKEAHPDIPTKSGLMVGLGETNEEIIEVMRDLRRHGVTMLTLGQYLQPSRHHLPVKRYVSPAEFDEMKDEAMAMGFTHAACGPFVRSSYHADLQAKGEEVK
- the nrdI gene encoding class Ib ribonucleoside-diphosphate reductase assembly flavoprotein NrdI, with amino-acid sequence METESLIYFSSRSENCHRFIEKLDVPATRLPIGNHESSLIATKPYVLLLPTYGGGGTKGAVPKEVIQFLNIQVNRALIRGVIAAGNTNFGDAYAIAGNIIAQKCHVPYLYRFELLGTDKDVQSVQRGLKTFWQRTNN